A region of the bacterium genome:
GCAGTTTTGCCATCGGTCACTCCCATCTAACTCTGTTGCACCACGCGGGCAATCCTTCCCCGCTCCAGCTTGATCTTGGTTCCCTCGGCGATCTTCAGCTCCACGGTCGTGTCATCCAGCTCGATGATCTTGCCGTAGATACCACCCGCAGTTATTACCTCGTCACCTTTCTTCAGGTTCTTGAGCATTTCGCGGTGGCGCTGCTGCTCTTTCTGCTGCGGACGCATCACCAGGAAATACAGGATACCGAACATCAGGATCAGGACGAAGAAGAACGACATCCCGCCGCCCTGCGCGCCGCCTGCTCCGCCGCCGGGCGCTCCCATGGCCAGAAGATTGATCGCTGCGGTCACTTTCTGCTCCTTTGCACAAGTTTCAGTTCTGTTCGTGTATGGTTTTAGAGCTTTTGCTTCCCTCTCAGGCGCAATTTAAAACACAAAACGGCAGACCACAACAAAGAACGCAGCCGATACTCATTCTGTTTCACCGGCCCGGCCCCCCGGGGCGTTCAACTTGTATTTATTATAAAACGCTGCGGACCAACGGTCAAACTCCCCCTCCAGGATCGCGCGGCGCATCGAGGCGACTAAATTAGTCATGAAATGCACATTGTGGTGGCTGGTCAGGCGGATGCCGGTCACCTCGCCCGTGTGCAGAAGGTGGCGCAGGTAGGCGCGCGTGAAATTCTGGCAGACATAGCAGTCGCAGTCCTCATCCAGGGGACGGAAATCGCGGGCGCAGGCGGAGTTTTTCACCACCAGCCGCCCCCGGCTGGTCCAGGCCGTGCCGTTGCGGCCGTAGCGCGTGGGGGCCACACAGTCGAACATGTCCACTCCGCGGCGCACGGCCTCGAGCATGTCCTCGGGCCAGCCCACGCCCATCAGGTAGCGCGGCTTTTCCTGCGGCAGGTGCTCCAGGGCGCGCTCCAGCATGCCGTACATCAGGTCCTTGGGCTCGCCCACGCTCAGGCCCCCCACGGCGTAGCCGGGAAACCCCAGCTCCACGGTGCGCCGCGCCGACCAATCGCGCAGGTGGCCGTACATCCCACCCTGCACGATCCCGAACAGGGCCTGGGGCCAGGGCGCGGCCTCCTCCGGAGTGAGCGAAGCCAGGCTGTCGCGGCAGCGCTCGGCCCAGCGCAGGGTGCGCTCCGCCGCCCGCTGGACATAAGGCTCCTCGGCCGGATAGGGCACGCACTCATCGAACGCCATCACGATATCCGCGCCCAGGGCGGCCTGGATGCGCATCACTTTCTCGGGGGTGAACAGGTGGTAGGACCCGTCGATATGGCTCTGGAACCGCACCCCCTCCTCGCTGATCTTGCTCAGGTCTATCAGGCTGAACACCTGATACCCGCCGCTGTCGGTGAGCATCGGGCGCCGCCAGCCCATGAACTCCTGCACTCCGCCCGCCTCGCGCACCAGGCCCTCGCCCGGACGGAGGTACAGGTGGTAGGTGTTGGCCAGCACGATCTGCACGCCCATGCCGGTCAGGTCGGCCGGAGTGAGGGTCTTGACCGTGGCCTGAGTGCCCACGGGCATGAACACCGGGGTCTCGACCTCGCCGTGCGGGGTGCTCAACACTCCGGCGCGCGCCGCGCCGCAGCGCCCGGTTACCCGGAAGGAGAACTCGTTCTTTTCAATTTGGTCTTGATTGACTGTCATTC
Encoded here:
- the yajC gene encoding preprotein translocase subunit YajC, whose translation is MTAAINLLAMGAPGGGAGGAQGGGMSFFFVLILMFGILYFLVMRPQQKEQQRHREMLKNLKKGDEVITAGGIYGKIIELDDTTVELKIAEGTKIKLERGRIARVVQQS
- the tgt gene encoding tRNA guanosine(34) transglycosylase Tgt — protein: MTVNQDQIEKNEFSFRVTGRCGAARAGVLSTPHGEVETPVFMPVGTQATVKTLTPADLTGMGVQIVLANTYHLYLRPGEGLVREAGGVQEFMGWRRPMLTDSGGYQVFSLIDLSKISEEGVRFQSHIDGSYHLFTPEKVMRIQAALGADIVMAFDECVPYPAEEPYVQRAAERTLRWAERCRDSLASLTPEEAAPWPQALFGIVQGGMYGHLRDWSARRTVELGFPGYAVGGLSVGEPKDLMYGMLERALEHLPQEKPRYLMGVGWPEDMLEAVRRGVDMFDCVAPTRYGRNGTAWTSRGRLVVKNSACARDFRPLDEDCDCYVCQNFTRAYLRHLLHTGEVTGIRLTSHHNVHFMTNLVASMRRAILEGEFDRWSAAFYNKYKLNAPGGRAGETE